One window from the genome of Candidatus Zixiibacteriota bacterium encodes:
- the rplQ gene encoding 50S ribosomal protein L17, whose amino-acid sequence MGHQDKIAKLGRTKSHREAMLRNMAMSLFEHRVIKTTDAKAKALRPLVDRLITNAKKGTLASKREVARTVHQKRIFKKLFAEIVPQFEDRASGFTRVVKLGVRRGDGAALSVVELLTERPKEEPVKKAKKGKEKKGAAR is encoded by the coding sequence ATGGGACATCAGGATAAAATAGCAAAACTGGGGCGAACCAAATCGCACCGCGAGGCCATGCTCCGCAATATGGCGATGTCGCTCTTTGAGCACCGGGTGATCAAGACCACCGATGCCAAGGCGAAGGCGCTGCGGCCGCTGGTCGACCGGCTGATCACCAATGCCAAGAAGGGGACGCTGGCGTCGAAGCGTGAGGTGGCTCGCACGGTCCATCAGAAGCGAATCTTCAAGAAGCTCTTCGCTGAGATCGTGCCGCAGTTCGAAGACCGCGCGTCAGGGTTCACCCGGGTGGTCAAACTGGGTGTGCGGCGCGGCGACGGGGCGGCCCTGTCGGTGGTCGAGCTGCTCACCGAACGGCCCAAAGAAGAGCCGGTGAAGAAGGCGAAGAAGGGCAAGGAGAAAAAGGGGGCGGCTCGGTAG
- a CDS encoding DNA-directed RNA polymerase subunit alpha → MKWKPLTMPKEVVNDQSSANENYARFIVEPLERGYGTTLGNSLRRVLLSSIQGAAVVSMRIRNVLHEFSSVEGVYEDVSDIVLNVKQIRVRMHADEMRTLTLRRHGKGKLTAGMFEQNPEVEILNPDQHICEITGDIDFEMEIDIDSGRSYNVAEQNKRADAPVGTIFVDSLFSPVIKVAYQVENTRVGQKTDFDRLIMEITTDGSITPEDALSYGAKLLKDHLQLFIHLDEEVMVEEEPQEDEETVRVRNLLRTRVDELELSVRSSNCLRAANIQTIRDLVTKTEPEMLKYRNFGRKSLNEISTLLEEMGLSFGMDVSKYDETQKQNVNA, encoded by the coding sequence ATGAAGTGGAAGCCATTGACCATGCCGAAAGAGGTCGTTAACGACCAGTCCTCGGCCAACGAGAACTACGCACGGTTTATCGTCGAGCCGCTGGAGCGCGGGTACGGCACGACGCTGGGGAACAGTCTCCGGCGGGTGCTGCTCTCCTCGATTCAGGGCGCGGCGGTCGTGTCGATGCGGATACGGAACGTCCTGCACGAGTTCTCCAGCGTTGAGGGCGTCTATGAGGATGTGAGCGACATCGTCCTCAACGTCAAGCAGATCCGGGTGCGGATGCATGCCGATGAGATGCGCACGCTCACGCTTCGCCGCCACGGGAAGGGGAAACTCACGGCCGGGATGTTCGAGCAGAACCCGGAAGTCGAGATCCTCAACCCCGACCAGCACATTTGCGAAATCACCGGCGATATCGACTTCGAAATGGAGATCGACATCGACTCCGGCCGCAGCTACAACGTCGCCGAGCAGAATAAGCGGGCCGACGCCCCGGTTGGGACGATCTTCGTCGATTCCCTCTTCTCGCCGGTGATCAAGGTGGCCTACCAGGTCGAGAACACCCGGGTCGGGCAGAAGACCGATTTCGACCGCCTGATCATGGAGATCACGACCGACGGTTCGATCACGCCCGAGGATGCGCTGTCGTATGGGGCCAAGCTGCTGAAGGACCACCTCCAGCTGTTCATCCACCTCGACGAAGAGGTGATGGTGGAGGAGGAGCCGCAGGAGGACGAGGAGACGGTGCGGGTGCGCAATCTGCTGCGGACGCGGGTGGACGAGCTGGAGCTGTCGGTCCGGTCGTCGAACTGCCTGCGGGCGGCCAACATCCAGACGATCCGGGACCTGGTCACCAAGACCGAGCCGGAGATGCTGAAGTACCGGAATTTTGGGCGGAAGTCGCTGAACGAAATCTCCACGCTCCTGGAGGAGATGGGGTTGTCGTTCGGGATGGACGTGTCGAAGTACGACGAGACGCAGAAACAGAACGTGAATGCCTAA
- the rpsD gene encoding 30S ribosomal protein S4, whose product MARYRDSKCKLCRREGEKLFLKGARCLTDKCAIERRPFPPGQHGQSRRRKISPYGLQLREKQKIRRLYGLLETQFHNYFEKAAQKKGVTGELLLQSLETRLDNLVYRLGFAPSRNAARQLVRHRHVLVDGGIVDIPAYSVRPGQVIRIKEKSRNLDLIHTSLKEVGRAGDLPWLRLNKASLEGELLEVPKRSDIPLTVNESLVVELYSK is encoded by the coding sequence ATGGCACGGTATCGTGACTCGAAATGCAAACTGTGTCGCCGGGAAGGTGAGAAGCTGTTCCTCAAGGGGGCGCGCTGTCTGACGGACAAGTGCGCCATCGAGCGGCGGCCTTTTCCGCCGGGGCAGCACGGCCAGAGCCGCCGCCGGAAGATTTCGCCGTACGGCCTCCAGCTGCGCGAAAAACAGAAGATTCGGCGGCTGTACGGACTGCTCGAAACCCAGTTCCACAACTACTTCGAGAAGGCGGCCCAGAAGAAGGGCGTCACCGGCGAACTGCTTCTGCAGTCGCTCGAGACGCGCCTGGACAACCTCGTCTACCGGCTCGGCTTCGCACCGTCGCGCAACGCCGCCCGCCAGCTCGTCCGCCATCGGCACGTCCTGGTCGACGGCGGCATTGTCGACATTCCCGCCTACAGCGTCCGTCCCGGCCAGGTCATCCGGATTAAGGAAAAGTCGCGGAATCTCGACTTGATTCATACCTCCCTGAAGGAAGTGGGCCGGGCCGGCGACCTGCCCTGGCTGCGGCTGAACAAGGCCAGTCTCGAAGGCGAACTGCTCGAAGTGCCGAAGCGGTCGGACATTCCGCTGACGGTGAACGAGTCATTGGTCGTAGAGCTGTACTCCAAGTAA
- the rpsK gene encoding 30S ribosomal protein S11, which produces MAEPKKKGRPRKKSRKVDTNGVAHIKATFNNTIITLTDAQGRAISWGTAGKVGFKGSKKSTPFAAQQAAASAVREAMDQGLRRVEVWVKGPGSGREAAIRSLSAAGLEITLIRDVTPIPHNGCRPPKRRRV; this is translated from the coding sequence GTGGCGGAACCGAAAAAGAAGGGACGACCGAGAAAGAAGTCCCGCAAGGTTGATACGAACGGCGTGGCCCACATCAAGGCCACTTTCAACAATACGATTATCACGCTGACCGATGCGCAGGGTCGGGCGATCTCGTGGGGGACGGCCGGCAAGGTGGGGTTCAAGGGGTCGAAGAAGTCGACGCCGTTTGCGGCCCAGCAGGCCGCGGCCAGCGCTGTGCGCGAGGCCATGGACCAGGGGCTGCGGCGGGTCGAGGTCTGGGTGAAGGGGCCGGGATCGGGCCGCGAAGCCGCTATCCGCTCGCTCTCGGCGGCCGGTCTCGAGATCACCCTCATCCGCGATGTGACCCCGATTCCCCATAACGGCTGCCGCCCGCCCAAGCGGCGCCGCGTGTGA
- the rpsM gene encoding 30S ribosomal protein S13 translates to MARIAGVDLPKDKRIEVGLTYIYGIGPHRARLILAKTGVNPDTRVNQLTDEDVTKLRQVIENEYSVEGSLRGEIQMNIKRLIDIGSYRGLRHRRGLPVRGQRTKTNARTRKGPRRSIGGLKKKPVGKK, encoded by the coding sequence TTGGCACGTATAGCCGGAGTTGATCTTCCCAAGGACAAGCGGATCGAGGTCGGGCTGACCTACATCTACGGGATCGGCCCGCACCGGGCGAGGCTGATTCTCGCCAAGACGGGAGTGAATCCCGACACCCGGGTCAACCAGCTGACCGACGAGGACGTGACGAAGCTGCGGCAGGTCATCGAGAACGAGTACAGCGTCGAGGGGTCGCTGCGCGGCGAGATCCAGATGAACATCAAGCGGCTGATCGATATCGGCAGCTACCGCGGCCTGCGCCACCGGCGCGGCCTCCCCGTGCGGGGACAGCGGACCAAGACGAACGCCCGGACGCGCAAGGGTCCGCGGCGCTCGATCGGCGGGCTCAAGAAAAAACCTGTTGGCAAGAAGTAA